CTCTGATGCACCAACGTCAATACATCTAGAGGCTAGAATACTTAAAGAAGCGAAAAGAAACGGAGCAGAACTACTAATTACTGACTGTCCATTAGGTCACGTAGCAATTGAAACTAATATGAATAAAATAACTGATGCTTATGGTCAAGATTTGAGAATGCCATTAGTATACTTTACTCAGTTAATGGCGTTTGCATTTGGTCATTCTCCAGAAGAGGCATTATTAACGGCAAACTTAACAAATCCGATGTCAGTATTAAAGAGATATCTGTAAATATAATTCCTTTTCTTTCTCTTTCTTATTTGTTTCTAAAAATCTTTAATCTTTTTCTAAATGTTTTTTAATAAAGGTTAAAATTATAAGAGAAAGTATACTATTTAGAAATTTTTAGTTTTATGTAATGGAAAAATTTATAGTAATTTCATTTTGAGCATCATATTCCCTAATTCTGTTAAATCTTTAGAATAAAGGAATGGACTATATTTAGAGCAGTCTGAGTATCTTTTTACACATAGTACTTTTATTCTAGAATCGTAAAATCTGGCTGAAAGTAAATCTAAAGGTGAAGAACCAATTACTATGAGATCTAAAGGATCTGCATCTAGTTTAGTGAAAGGCTCTTTTGATGGTTTAGTTTTTCCTGAATTAGGTATATACTTCAAATTTAGGTTAATTTTTTTCAAAATTTCTAATGTAGTTTCTTTATTATATGGTGACATTATAATGATATTTTCTTCTCCAACTTTTTTCAATGTAGAATAAAAGTTACTCCAATCTTCATGTACTTTGAGACTAATTGGTATATTTACGTTTTGATTATTCTTATAAATGGAATATAATGCCTCTGTAGTATCTACATCTAAGATAACGCCATCTAACCATATCGCATATTTCATGGATTTTTTATATATTAAACAAGATTTATAAGTTTTGATTTTTAAATTACTTATATGACCGAAGTTTATGGGTTCAAATTTCCGGAAGACTTGCTATACGATGCAGAAAAACACGTATGGGCTAAAGTAGAAGGAAATGTAATTACGTTAGGAATAACAGATTTGGGGCAATATATGATTGGAAGAATTTTTTCAGTTGAAGCCAAGAGTGTAGGAGATAAAGTAAACTCAAGAACACCAGTATTTACACTGGAAAGCGCTAAGTGGGTTGGAAAGTTTAGATTTCCAATGGAAGGAGAAATAATTGATATTAATAAAGATTTGACTGAACATCCAGAGAAGATTAATGAAGATCCTTATGGTGCCTGGATAGTAAAAGTAAAAGTCGAGAATGTGCCTAATAATTTTAAGCCTTTATCAGAAGTCAAGAACTATTTTGAGAAAGAGGGTCAAAGAATTGCTAAGCGATAAAGATATTGTTCTGTCGGTAGTAGAAACTTTAGGTAAATGGGATATAATGCTAGCAGGAATTAAGGGAAACGAATTGCTGATGGTTATTAAAAATAGAGAAAAGAAGGAATATCCTAAAGATCTAGAAATTGATGGCAAGAAATTTAATATAAATTATTACGATTCAGAAGAGTATTTTACATTATTAAAAGATGACGAATCAATTTTTAGAAGTTATAACATAGTTTATTTCGTAAAAGTCTACATGAGAAAAGTATTGGATACTCTAACTTATTTAGAAGTTGAAAGATTAAGTAATGAATTTCAATCTAACAACGCTTAGTCTAACATTCTTATAGGATTTTTAGAAACTATTCTTTTTAGTAAATTTTAAATCTAATTAATTTATTAAGATGATATGGATAAGTTAAGTAAATTAACTTTCATTAGTCTATTAATAACTTATTTTATAGGAGGATTAGAATTAACAGTAGCTGGAAGTTTAAATCAAGTAATAGCAGATTCGTTACATTCTAGCTCTTTTGCAGGGACTGTCCTTTCATCTTACTTAATAGGAGGAGTTGTAGGTTCATTTTTCTTTGGATTTTTAGCTGATAAATTTGGCAGAAAAAAGACATTAGAAATAGGTTTGCTTCTTTTTGTAATATCATCGGTTATAATAACTGTTTCACAAAATATATTCGAAGTTATTATTCTTTTAGCTATTCAAGGGTTTGCTATTAATGGAGATGGAGTAGCAGGATCTTCACTAATAGTAGAAGAATCACCAACTAGATTAAGGGGTAGGTTATTTGTCGTACTTTCTACTATATGGTTTTTAGGCGATATGGTAGCGAGCTTATTAGGGCTATATTTACTTTCAGCTTTTCCTTCTTATCTAGCCTGGAGGATAAGTTTTGCAATTGCTGGAGTTATAGTTGTTCCTTTCTCCCTCGTTAGATTTATGTTAAAGGAAAGTACTGTATGGGAGAGTTTTGGAAAAAGGAAAGTATCTATTGGAAAAGCAAAAAATCTTCTCTTATCTTTGATAATAATATCTTCTATAGATTCAATTGTAACTTATGTGTTTCCTTTCCTTATTATACCAGACTTTATAGGTCCATCATTAGGTTTCAACACGGTGCAGTCAGCTAAATTCACGGATGAAGCAATTGTAGTTGCTACAATACTTTCTATTATAGGGGGATTTACTGCAGTTCAGTTTTTAATTGATAAACTAAGTAGAAAGAATTCTGTTCTTCTAGGTCATCTTTATATGTTGGGTGGTTTTGCAATAATGTTAATCGGTTTAGGAAGTTCTCTCTTTGTCATAGGTGATTTTGGTTTGATTTCATTCTTATCTCCTTTAGGCTTGTTTGCAATTTCTTTGCTTAGTGTAGAATCATTTCCTTCTTCAATAAGGGGTAAAGTTAATGGATTGGTTTCAGGGATTTCTAGTATAGTGTCTTCAATTTCTCCTCTCATCTATTACTATTTGGGAGGTATTGGAGTGAGAAATTTAGTTTTATCTTTAGTTGGTTTAATAGGTATTGCTGTAATAACAATATTTTTTGCTGAAATTAAAGATACTAGAAAGAATGAAATAAGTGAAATAGAGAAATATTATAACGAAATTAAAACATAAGAAAAACAAAACTGAAGAATACGATACTTAAATCAAAGTTTATATACTTAATTAATTTTTTATAAAATATGCTAAAAGTTAATATAGCTCAATTCTTCGGATATCTTCTAGATTCTTATGATTTTACAATAATTACTATTTTATCTCCATTTTTTGCGAAACTTTTTCTTCCTTTAGGGTTTAGTTTTATCAGTATATTATTATCGTATGGTTTTACAGTAATTTTCAGGCCTTTAGGTTCAATAACTTTAGGAATATTAGGAGATAAAATAGGAAGAAGAGACTCCTTAGTTATTTCCATGTTAGGAATAAGTGCAAGTATTATACTTACTCCTTTTATTCCTCCTTATGATAAGATAGGAATATTATCTTTGGTATTCTTCATTTTAGTAAGGATAATGGTAGGAATATTTACTGGAGGAGAGTATTCTAATGGTTACACTTTTGTGGAGGAATGGAGTAGTAAACAAAATAAAGGAATTTCAGGAGCTTTTGTTCAAAGCGGTTTTGGAATAGGATCAGTATTGGCTACACTTTTGATAATTTTAGCTGAAACTTATTTTGGAAAGAACTTTTTCATTTATGGGTGGAAATATCTTTTTCTCTTAGGTTCGTTAATAGCTATTATAGCTTTTTGGATAAGACTTGATACTCAAGAAACTCCAGAATTTAAAGAGGCTAGAAAAGATAAATATCCATTTAAAGATTCTATAAAACAAGGAAGAAAAATAGGTGTTCTTCTATTTTGGTTTGCTGGAATGATGGCTCTTGCCTTATCTTTCTTCCAATTCACTCCGGTTTTATTGGAAGAAAGTTATGGAAAACTTGGAGAAATAATATATGCTATAGCTATGATTTTCACTTTTCCTTCAGTGATATTATTTGGAAAATATTATACCACAAAACTTATTTCCTATTGGGGTATTTTGGTAGCTATACTAGCAATACCTTTATTCTATTTGTTACATTTTAATAATTTTTTATTAGACTTAGTTGTGTCATCAGTAATAGGAATAACTACGCAAGCAATTTGGGGCTCAGTTCCTTCTTTAGTTACTTCAGCTTTTTCAACTATTATAAGATCCACTTCAACTGGTTTGACAGTTTCTCTTGGAATGGCATTAGGTTTATGGTACACTTTTGCAGTATCATTAACTGGAGACATCTGGATATCATCTGGAATATACTTAGCAGTTGGAGGTCTCCTAGTATTCTTATCCTCTAAGAAATTTTATATCTTAAACTCATAATCTCTGAGAAGACTTCAAGCAATTGTTCTTTATTAAAACCGTAGATTTTAGGATTTTCCTCGAACTTTGAAGAAATAACATTTTCATATTCAGTTAACTTTTTGCCAATTAGCGCTTTTTCTAGCTCAGTTATAAATTCTCTAGGGATTACGAAGAAATCACCTGAAATCTCTACCTCAGAAAACTCATCATCAATGATTTTAACTGTTACACGAATCAACTTATCAAATTTTTTATCAATATGACATAAAAATACTTTGCTAGAAACTTTAAAGCAAGAATTAACATCATTAAGTTTATGTCTATCACCTTGTTCTTTCTTTAGTTCATTAATGAAATTATTCCATGCTTGGAAATCCTCATCTTGTAGTTTGTATTCTTTAGGATTCCAATATTTTTGGAAATTTTGTATAAGTCTCTCTCTAAAATTAACAGTATCATGTAATTCATCAAAAATCCCAGTTATCCATTCGTCCATTGATTTAGCTATTTTATCTTTGAATTTTTCTTCTGAAATTTGTAGACAATCAACATATCTTGTTAAGTCGTTCCTGAGTATAACGCTACCTGTAATTACGACGCTATTTTCTAAAGATACTGCTCCGTTTCCACTAATTTTCTTTTTGTTAACTAAGATATCCTGTCCTCTTAATTCTGCTGGTAATCCAAAATCTCTAATAGTTTGAAGAACTGGTTGTAAATACGTCGAATAAAGCTCTTTAATTGAAGAGAATTTTTCTTTAATTGCTATTCTATAACCTTGTTGATTTTTAGTTATTATCACTGTTCCACCACCGGTTTCTCGCCTAATAACTGGTATTTTCAAATTGTTACAAAGTTCAACGTTGACTTCTCTACTAATGTCTTGATGATATCCTACGCTAATAAATGGAGTATCAGTAGGTTCAATTATCCCTATTATGTTCCCATCAAGTTTTTTACTTAACATGTCAACTAAGCTTGACGCTGTCATCATGTGCCAAGGACTTACTTTAGGAAAGAATGTAATGTACCAATTCACGAATTTAATAATAAGTAATGATATCTAAAAACTTTAGGTTTACTAAAATAGAGAATATTTAAAATATAATCCCAATTCCTTAAATATGTAGAGATAATAAATTATATATAAAATAAACAATAATAAATTACCATTCTCTATTTCAATTTTAACATTTTCTGATTAATTGGATGAAAGTCCGTATCTGTAGTAGTTATGAGTATCACCTTATAGAGTAGTTCACATAAGGTACTAGAGTCTTAGAATTGTATTATACTTATTTTTCCTATCTAGAACATCTTTTAACATTAATGCACTCTAATTTAACACATATCATTTTTAAGTTATATTAGTTTATCTTATTTTTTAGAATAATATTTATATATTAATTTAAGTAACTATTTTATGTGCAGGAATTTAGGTTTATAGTAGAGAGAGGAACTCAAGACAAGATATTAGCTGGAGAAGAAGCATTGCTAGAATCAGTAGCTTCTGGAAATAGCCCAATACTTAGATTTGTTATATTTGATCCAACTGCAGTACTTTTAGGATACCATCAAGCTGCAGAACAAGAAATTCATCTTGATAAGGTGAAAGAAAAAGGTTGGTTAGTAGGAAGAAGACCTACGGGAGGAGGAACTATAATAATGGGTCCAGACCAGTTAGGATGGGAAATATATGCAGAATCAAGTCTTCTAGGGGGAACAGTAGAATCTGCTATCCAAAGATCAGCAGATGGAGTAATAAAAACTTTGGAAAAACTCAATATAAAAGCAAATTTCAGACCTAAAAACGATGTAGAAGTAAATGGTAGAAAAATCTCTGGAATAGGCGCATTTTCTTTCGGGAAGTATATGGCAGTAACTGGAACAATCCTTGTAAATTTCAATGTAGATGATATGGTAAGTACAATGAAGTTAAGCTCTGAGAAAATGAAAGATAAAATAACCAAAGATTTTAAGGAAAGAATAACCTGGATAAATAAAGAATTAAATTCCAATATTTCAATGAATAACGTCATTGAGCTAGCTAAATCCTCCTTCGAAGAATCTATGAACGTGAAATTGGTAGAATCTTCTTATACACAAGAAGAAATTGAAAATATAAAAGATTTACAAACTAAATATTCATCATATGAATGGATATTTGGTTTAAGAAAACCACTAGAAGGAGAAGGATTAAAATATGGAGAAATGAAATTCCCTGGAGGATTAGTAAAAGCTCAGGTAAAAATGGCTGGGAAAGACATAATAGAATCCATACTAATTACTGGAGACTTCTTTGTAGAACCTAAGAGAGCAATATATGATCTAGAAGCAAGATTGAAATGGAGCAAAAAAGAAGAGATTCCTAAGGAAATAGAAGATTGGTATAAGGATGTTAAGATTATTGGAATAACAAAAGATCAATTAATACAGTTTTTGGAGGGAGTTTGTAAATGAAACCAGTATTCTTTTATGCTCCTGCTCTTAAAAAATATGAAACAGACTATATAACTTCAGAAAAAGGTTGGAAACCAATATCAGTTACTGGCAATTATTGTGCATTTAACTGTAAGCATTGTGAAACAAGAGTATTAGAAGGAATGGAAGATGGATCAACTAAAGAGAAATTTTCAAATTTAATGGAAAAAATATATAAAGAAGGCTATGAAGGCGTAATTTTGTCAGGAGGTTCGACTCCTAGGGGAGACGTGCCTATATGGAAATATACTGAAATATTAAAGAAATATCCAATTACAAAGATTGCTCATACTGGAGTAATAAAGACTCAAGAGATTGCAGATAGATTGAAAGAAGCTGGAATACAAATAGCATTACTGGATATGGTTGGAGATAACGATACAATTAAAGATATTTTAGGTCAGCCATTTACAGTAGAAGATTATTTAAATTCTTTCAAATTCTTAAAAAAAGCTGGAATAAAAATAGCTCCTCACGTTATAATGGGGTTAAGTAAAAAAGGATTTGAAGGAGATATGCATGCTTTAGATTTACTAAAAGAAGTAAATCCAGATGCAGTAATAATTGTAGGATTAATGCCATTAGTTGGAACTCAAATGAAAAATGCTAGAGAACCTTCACCTGAAGAATTATCCCTTGCCTTAAAAAAGGCAAGAGACTCATTTAATGTTCCAATCATGTTAGGTTGTGCTAGACCAAGAGGAAAAGCCTATGCTAAAGTGGAAAAAGAAGCCGTAGAAGAAGGAATAGAAGGAATAGCATTTCCAACAGAAGAAACTATAGAATATGCTAAACAAATTGGAAGAAAAATTATTTTAAGTAATGCTTGTTGTGGAAATATTATTCATGACTTCTTATTAAGGGTGTCCGTATCATGAATGTAATAAGTAGTCCGGATTGGGTTAGACTAAGTTTTGGAGCAGATATGGTACTAGGTTTTTCTCCAGGTAAATTCTTAAAAGGGGCATTAAATACTACAATAAACCTACTACAATACTATCCAGACGGATGTAAAGCAAACTGTCTATACTGTGGGCAAGCTAGAGAAGTGGCTAAAGGAGCAGATTGTAAAACATTAATAAGAGTAGACTGGCCATTAAGGCCATTAACGCAAGTTTTAGATAGAATTAAAGAAAGACAAGGAGATCCAGAATACGGCTTACAAAGAATTTGCGTAGGCCAATTAGCTCATCCAAGAGCATCTCCAGACGCTATTGAAATTACTAGAAGAATTAGAGAAGAAGGAA
This genomic window from Acidianus manzaensis contains:
- a CDS encoding HAD family hydrolase, producing the protein MKYAIWLDGVILDVDTTEALYSIYKNNQNVNIPISLKVHEDWSNFYSTLKKVGEENIIIMSPYNKETTLEILKKINLNLKYIPNSGKTKPSKEPFTKLDADPLDLIVIGSSPLDLLSARFYDSRIKVLCVKRYSDCSKYSPFLYSKDLTELGNMMLKMKLL
- a CDS encoding glycine cleavage system protein H, giving the protein MTEVYGFKFPEDLLYDAEKHVWAKVEGNVITLGITDLGQYMIGRIFSVEAKSVGDKVNSRTPVFTLESAKWVGKFRFPMEGEIIDINKDLTEHPEKINEDPYGAWIVKVKVENVPNNFKPLSEVKNYFEKEGQRIAKR
- a CDS encoding MFS transporter; this encodes MDKLSKLTFISLLITYFIGGLELTVAGSLNQVIADSLHSSSFAGTVLSSYLIGGVVGSFFFGFLADKFGRKKTLEIGLLLFVISSVIITVSQNIFEVIILLAIQGFAINGDGVAGSSLIVEESPTRLRGRLFVVLSTIWFLGDMVASLLGLYLLSAFPSYLAWRISFAIAGVIVVPFSLVRFMLKESTVWESFGKRKVSIGKAKNLLLSLIIISSIDSIVTYVFPFLIIPDFIGPSLGFNTVQSAKFTDEAIVVATILSIIGGFTAVQFLIDKLSRKNSVLLGHLYMLGGFAIMLIGLGSSLFVIGDFGLISFLSPLGLFAISLLSVESFPSSIRGKVNGLVSGISSIVSSISPLIYYYLGGIGVRNLVLSLVGLIGIAVITIFFAEIKDTRKNEISEIEKYYNEIKT
- a CDS encoding MFS transporter codes for the protein MLKVNIAQFFGYLLDSYDFTIITILSPFFAKLFLPLGFSFISILLSYGFTVIFRPLGSITLGILGDKIGRRDSLVISMLGISASIILTPFIPPYDKIGILSLVFFILVRIMVGIFTGGEYSNGYTFVEEWSSKQNKGISGAFVQSGFGIGSVLATLLIILAETYFGKNFFIYGWKYLFLLGSLIAIIAFWIRLDTQETPEFKEARKDKYPFKDSIKQGRKIGVLLFWFAGMMALALSFFQFTPVLLEESYGKLGEIIYAIAMIFTFPSVILFGKYYTTKLISYWGILVAILAIPLFYLLHFNNFLLDLVVSSVIGITTQAIWGSVPSLVTSAFSTIIRSTSTGLTVSLGMALGLWYTFAVSLTGDIWISSGIYLAVGGLLVFLSSKKFYILNS
- a CDS encoding lipoate--protein ligase family protein; this translates as MNWYITFFPKVSPWHMMTASSLVDMLSKKLDGNIIGIIEPTDTPFISVGYHQDISREVNVELCNNLKIPVIRRETGGGTVIITKNQQGYRIAIKEKFSSIKELYSTYLQPVLQTIRDFGLPAELRGQDILVNKKKISGNGAVSLENSVVITGSVILRNDLTRYVDCLQISEEKFKDKIAKSMDEWITGIFDELHDTVNFRERLIQNFQKYWNPKEYKLQDEDFQAWNNFINELKKEQGDRHKLNDVNSCFKVSSKVFLCHIDKKFDKLIRVTVKIIDDEFSEVEISGDFFVIPREFITELEKALIGKKLTEYENVISSKFEENPKIYGFNKEQLLEVFSEIMSLRYKIS
- a CDS encoding lipoyl protein ligase domain-containing protein — encoded protein: MQEFRFIVERGTQDKILAGEEALLESVASGNSPILRFVIFDPTAVLLGYHQAAEQEIHLDKVKEKGWLVGRRPTGGGTIIMGPDQLGWEIYAESSLLGGTVESAIQRSADGVIKTLEKLNIKANFRPKNDVEVNGRKISGIGAFSFGKYMAVTGTILVNFNVDDMVSTMKLSSEKMKDKITKDFKERITWINKELNSNISMNNVIELAKSSFEESMNVKLVESSYTQEEIENIKDLQTKYSSYEWIFGLRKPLEGEGLKYGEMKFPGGLVKAQVKMAGKDIIESILITGDFFVEPKRAIYDLEARLKWSKKEEIPKEIEDWYKDVKIIGITKDQLIQFLEGVCK
- a CDS encoding radical SAM protein produces the protein MKPVFFYAPALKKYETDYITSEKGWKPISVTGNYCAFNCKHCETRVLEGMEDGSTKEKFSNLMEKIYKEGYEGVILSGGSTPRGDVPIWKYTEILKKYPITKIAHTGVIKTQEIADRLKEAGIQIALLDMVGDNDTIKDILGQPFTVEDYLNSFKFLKKAGIKIAPHVIMGLSKKGFEGDMHALDLLKEVNPDAVIIVGLMPLVGTQMKNAREPSPEELSLALKKARDSFNVPIMLGCARPRGKAYAKVEKEAVEEGIEGIAFPTEETIEYAKQIGRKIILSNACCGNIIHDFLLRVSVS